From Coriobacteriia bacterium, one genomic window encodes:
- a CDS encoding ATP-binding protein translates to MTSADDLLGFVTAVSGETYLKIEENLGDGYVRLRISEAERRQAKHDIRCVEDIVIELLRNSRDAHARRLFLATSREGETRTISIIDDGVGIPDAMLDRVFEPRVTSKLETMVMDQWGVHGRGMALFSIRSNAVQAHVVSSGLHKGTALSVITESKQLPERADQSTWPSIECDDAGVPHVARGPHNIVRRAVEFALEHPGIELFIGTPAEILATISATARREIDSSELLFCDDESKLPVWQRPAMASDAAELVRIAVGLGLSISERTAHRVLAGEVAPLRPVLSAATRTGMHAAPAATPDIYRDRRGLRIHPADLAEFQNKLEEAFDLLAERYYVHLRSAPRITLNGDDLRVRFELEKDD, encoded by the coding sequence ATGACCTCAGCAGATGACCTTCTTGGCTTCGTAACCGCCGTTTCCGGCGAGACGTATCTCAAGATCGAGGAAAACCTCGGTGACGGATACGTTCGACTTCGCATATCCGAAGCGGAGCGCCGTCAGGCCAAACACGACATCCGCTGCGTCGAAGACATAGTCATTGAGCTGCTCCGAAACTCAAGAGACGCCCATGCCCGGCGTCTTTTTCTTGCGACCAGCCGTGAAGGAGAGACCCGCACCATATCAATCATCGATGACGGTGTCGGAATTCCCGATGCAATGCTGGATCGTGTCTTCGAACCGCGGGTCACCAGCAAGCTGGAGACTATGGTCATGGACCAATGGGGCGTTCATGGCCGAGGGATGGCCCTGTTCTCCATCCGGAGCAATGCCGTCCAAGCTCACGTAGTATCCTCCGGCCTTCACAAAGGAACAGCACTTTCCGTCATTACCGAATCGAAGCAACTTCCGGAGCGTGCAGATCAATCAACTTGGCCATCCATCGAATGCGACGATGCGGGTGTTCCTCATGTCGCACGAGGACCGCACAACATCGTGCGACGCGCAGTTGAATTCGCGCTTGAACACCCCGGCATCGAACTGTTCATCGGCACCCCCGCCGAAATCCTCGCAACCATTTCTGCTACCGCACGGCGGGAGATCGACTCCTCTGAACTCCTGTTCTGCGATGATGAATCAAAGCTTCCGGTTTGGCAGCGCCCAGCGATGGCGTCCGATGCTGCGGAACTTGTCAGAATCGCCGTTGGCCTTGGCTTGTCAATCTCGGAACGTACTGCGCACCGCGTTCTTGCCGGAGAAGTCGCGCCATTGCGACCCGTCCTGTCTGCCGCTACCCGTACAGGCATGCACGCCGCGCCAGCTGCTACGCCAGACATTTATCGCGACCGGCGGGGACTCAGAATTCATCCTGCAGATCTCGCCGAGTTTCAAAACAAGCTGGAAGAGGCGTTTGATCTGCTTGCGGAGCGCTACTACGTCCACCTTAGATCGGCGCCTCGGATTACCTTGAACGGAGACGATCTGCGAGTACGATTTGAACTGGAGAAGGACGACTGA
- the thpR gene encoding RNA 2',3'-cyclic phosphodiesterase gives MNLTRCFVGVRLAEDVVRVIENASRVFLAADPSWSHEKWVRAENLHLTLAFIGRIKEDSLPLLLSELDDTLRRFAGFELLLKAVAPVPSPQHARMLWASLADPQGMCESLAHAVLSAIETRDAKAAEKPFRPHITLSRARHPMAASADAIRMATETLGTSRHGAQSSVSVSEVTLFSSTLTPLGPKYEVIHEWRL, from the coding sequence GTGAACCTCACGCGCTGCTTCGTGGGTGTCCGGCTGGCTGAAGATGTCGTCCGCGTCATCGAGAACGCTTCGCGCGTCTTCCTGGCAGCCGATCCGTCGTGGTCCCATGAGAAGTGGGTTCGAGCCGAAAACCTGCATCTGACCTTGGCATTCATCGGCCGCATCAAGGAGGACAGTCTGCCCTTGCTTCTGAGCGAGCTCGATGACACCCTTCGGCGGTTTGCCGGGTTCGAGCTTCTCCTGAAAGCGGTCGCGCCCGTGCCGAGTCCACAGCATGCCCGAATGCTCTGGGCAAGCCTCGCAGACCCTCAAGGCATGTGCGAATCGCTCGCCCATGCCGTCCTCTCGGCAATCGAAACGCGAGACGCAAAGGCCGCCGAGAAGCCGTTTCGACCTCATATCACTCTCTCACGAGCAAGACATCCAATGGCGGCATCTGCAGACGCAATTCGCATGGCCACCGAGACGCTCGGGACTTCCCGACATGGGGCACAATCCTCCGTGTCAGTGTCGGAGGTTACTCTCTTCTCAAGCACGTTGACGCCGTTGGGACCAAAGTATGAAGTGATTCACGAGTGGAGGCTTTAG
- the rny gene encoding ribonuclease Y: MSTTALLASLVSLVIGVALGYAINRYLMKDRTARAAEEADRLVRDAEKQAETLKRETLLEGKDQLFRLKQEADTENKERRREIQVLETRLSEREASVDRRVESLDKREHQLSSQAGQIAKTEKELEQLLADADERLERIAGMTSDQAKAELLNRVQDEVKREAAAYIRENENRAREEADKRARNIVGLAIQRVAADHTAESTVSVVHIPSDDMKGRIIGREGRNIRAFEQMTGINLIIDDTPEAVVISSFDPVRREIGRITLETLIADGRIHPARIEELFKKAETLVTQQIHEAGEQAAFDSGVHGLHPEIIRTLGRLKFRTSYGQNVLKHSLEVSYLAGVMASELGVDVTLAKRAGLLHDLGKAIDHEIEGPHAVIGADLARRMNESKAVIHAIEAHHADVEPNTVEAVLVQAADAISAGRPGARRETLESYIKRLEKLEAVANSHKGVEKTYAMQAGREVRVMVKPEQISDADATVLARDIAKQIEDELEYPGQIKVMVIRESRAVDYAK; encoded by the coding sequence ATGTCGACTACAGCACTTCTGGCTTCACTCGTATCACTGGTCATTGGTGTCGCCCTCGGCTATGCCATTAACCGCTACCTTATGAAGGATCGTACCGCGCGCGCTGCCGAAGAAGCAGATCGACTGGTACGGGATGCGGAGAAGCAAGCCGAGACACTCAAGCGAGAGACCCTGCTTGAGGGCAAGGATCAGCTATTTAGGCTCAAGCAGGAAGCGGACACAGAGAACAAAGAAAGGCGTCGCGAGATCCAGGTCTTGGAGACCCGGCTCTCCGAACGCGAGGCTTCCGTGGACCGCCGTGTCGAATCCCTCGATAAGCGTGAGCATCAGCTTTCATCGCAAGCGGGTCAGATCGCCAAGACAGAAAAAGAGCTGGAACAGCTGCTGGCTGATGCCGACGAGAGGCTCGAGCGAATCGCCGGCATGACCAGCGATCAAGCTAAAGCCGAACTGCTTAATCGCGTTCAGGATGAAGTCAAGCGTGAGGCTGCAGCGTATATTCGCGAGAACGAGAACCGCGCACGAGAAGAAGCCGACAAGCGTGCCCGCAACATTGTTGGCCTTGCGATCCAGCGTGTAGCCGCAGACCATACAGCCGAGTCGACGGTATCGGTCGTTCACATCCCGAGCGACGACATGAAGGGCCGCATCATCGGCCGAGAAGGTCGCAACATCCGCGCGTTCGAGCAGATGACCGGAATCAACCTGATAATCGATGACACTCCCGAGGCTGTTGTCATTTCGAGTTTCGACCCCGTCAGACGCGAAATTGGCCGCATCACTCTCGAAACGCTCATTGCGGACGGGCGTATCCACCCGGCCCGCATCGAAGAGTTGTTCAAGAAAGCCGAGACGCTCGTCACGCAGCAGATCCATGAGGCCGGCGAGCAGGCGGCATTCGACAGTGGAGTCCACGGACTGCACCCCGAGATCATCCGTACGCTTGGCCGTCTCAAGTTCCGCACGAGCTACGGCCAGAACGTCTTGAAGCACTCGCTTGAGGTCAGCTACTTGGCCGGAGTCATGGCGTCCGAGTTGGGCGTCGATGTTACGCTGGCGAAACGGGCCGGATTACTACATGACCTGGGCAAGGCCATCGATCACGAGATCGAGGGACCCCACGCGGTTATCGGCGCCGATTTGGCCCGCAGGATGAATGAATCCAAAGCAGTCATTCACGCCATCGAAGCACATCATGCGGATGTTGAGCCCAACACCGTCGAAGCCGTGCTGGTCCAGGCCGCAGACGCGATCTCCGCGGGACGTCCGGGCGCGCGCCGTGAGACCCTCGAAAGCTACATCAAACGGCTTGAGAAACTCGAGGCCGTCGCAAACTCGCACAAGGGTGTCGAGAAGACCTACGCAATGCAGGCCGGGCGCGAAGTCAGAGTCATGGTCAAGCCTGAACAGATTTCTGACGCCGATGCCACCGTGCTTGCCCGCGACATCGCCAAGCAGATTGAAGACGAACTTGAGTACCCAGGGCAGATCAAAGTCATGGTCATCCGCGAAAGCAGAGCTGTCGACTACGCGAAGTAA
- the recA gene encoding recombinase RecA yields the protein MDRDKEKILDLTKEQIEKKFGKGSLMKLGETAATDQIAAIPTGSLALDAALGIGGVPRGRIIEIYGPESSGKTTLALQIIAEAQAMGGVAAFIDAEHALDPSYASRLGVDIDEILISQPDTGEQALEIADMLVRSGAIDVVVIDSVAALVPRAELEGEMGDTTVGLQARLMSQALRKLAGSLSKSNTTCIFINQLREKIGVMFGNPETTSGGRALKFYSTIRIDIRRIDSIKQGTEIVGNRVRAKVVKNKVAAPFRQAEFDLMYGTGISKEGSVLDLGVEEGIVAKSGAWYTYGTERLGQGREAAKECLNANPVLRDEIEQKVRAELNLPVSIRPNTADVAVEKPTAASRK from the coding sequence ATGGATCGCGACAAAGAGAAGATCCTTGATCTCACCAAGGAACAGATCGAGAAGAAGTTCGGCAAGGGCTCACTCATGAAACTCGGGGAAACTGCTGCGACAGATCAGATCGCAGCCATCCCGACCGGATCATTGGCCCTAGATGCGGCGCTTGGAATCGGCGGGGTTCCAAGAGGGCGCATCATCGAGATCTACGGACCGGAATCGTCAGGCAAGACGACCCTTGCGCTGCAAATCATCGCCGAAGCACAGGCGATGGGGGGAGTTGCCGCTTTCATCGACGCAGAGCACGCTCTAGATCCCAGCTATGCTTCTCGGCTTGGCGTCGATATCGATGAAATCCTCATCTCTCAACCCGATACCGGCGAGCAGGCACTGGAAATCGCCGACATGCTGGTACGCAGTGGCGCCATCGACGTAGTCGTAATCGACTCGGTTGCGGCACTCGTGCCAAGAGCTGAGCTTGAGGGCGAAATGGGCGACACCACAGTCGGCCTTCAGGCTCGTCTCATGAGCCAGGCCTTGCGCAAACTTGCCGGTTCGCTGAGCAAGTCGAACACAACCTGCATCTTCATCAACCAGCTGCGTGAGAAGATCGGCGTGATGTTCGGCAACCCGGAGACCACAAGTGGTGGTCGGGCCCTGAAGTTCTACTCAACGATTCGTATCGACATCCGTCGTATTGACTCAATCAAGCAGGGCACTGAAATCGTCGGAAACCGCGTCCGGGCGAAAGTCGTGAAGAACAAAGTCGCTGCCCCGTTCAGGCAAGCGGAGTTCGACCTTATGTACGGCACTGGTATCAGTAAAGAGGGTTCGGTTCTCGATCTCGGCGTTGAGGAGGGTATCGTCGCCAAGTCTGGCGCATGGTACACGTATGGCACTGAGAGGCTGGGTCAAGGCCGAGAGGCTGCCAAGGAGTGTCTTAATGCGAACCCGGTCCTGAGAGATGAGATCGAGCAGAAGGTTCGAGCAGAACTCAATCTCCCAGTCTCTATCAGGCCAAACACCGCTGATGTTGCAGTCGAGAAGCCTACCGCTGCATCGCGCAAGTAG
- a CDS encoding helix-turn-helix domain-containing protein — MGELGDTLRARRIQLGITISQAEEHTKIRGKMLEALEAGDYGRLPDPGYVRGYISSYARYLELDPLSLHEMYQRETGQRKVREPNRPTETVAPRHQQHAVPWRVALTAAIVIILASFGLWLVLGPKDSAQNVPIPTQSSQPTAPATVPFTLSVSVAANSASTLNVIVDGLSAYSGTLTSGQSKEFQVSQAATLTIGTAKAVTVKRDGVVVTIPAGTPAVLALAAEKKQ; from the coding sequence GTGGGCGAACTTGGCGACACGCTCCGCGCACGACGAATACAACTTGGGATAACGATCTCCCAAGCCGAAGAGCACACCAAGATCCGGGGCAAGATGCTGGAGGCGCTTGAGGCTGGAGACTATGGCCGACTGCCCGATCCGGGGTATGTACGAGGCTACATCTCCAGCTACGCCCGTTACCTTGAGCTTGATCCCTTGAGTCTCCACGAGATGTACCAGCGCGAAACCGGCCAGCGCAAGGTAAGGGAACCCAACCGGCCGACAGAAACGGTAGCTCCGCGCCATCAGCAGCATGCCGTTCCTTGGAGAGTTGCCTTGACCGCGGCGATCGTGATCATCCTGGCCTCCTTCGGCCTATGGCTGGTGCTGGGGCCCAAGGACAGCGCCCAAAACGTGCCCATTCCGACCCAATCGTCTCAGCCGACTGCACCTGCAACCGTTCCGTTCACTCTCAGCGTGTCTGTGGCCGCCAACTCGGCATCAACGCTCAACGTGATCGTCGACGGTCTCAGCGCCTACAGCGGTACACTGACCAGTGGGCAAAGTAAGGAGTTCCAAGTCTCACAGGCGGCCACTCTCACGATCGGCACGGCGAAAGCAGTGACCGTGAAGCGCGACGGCGTAGTCGTTACGATCCCGGCCGGCACTCCGGCGGTACTAGCACTGGCAGCCGAGAAGAAACAGTAG
- a CDS encoding YajQ family cyclic di-GMP-binding protein, protein MAKDNSFDIVSEIDLQEVDNAFQQTTKELVQRYDLKDSGSTIEFDKQGKTFTVVAPSDFIGRQVIDVLNTKLIRRQIDLKAIRWGTPQSASSGNVRILGTIVSGIEQDLARKINKDIRDAKFKVKVQIEGDKLRVSSASRDDLQLVITAVKAKDYDVPLQFTNYR, encoded by the coding sequence ATGGCCAAGGACAACAGTTTCGACATAGTCTCCGAGATCGACCTTCAGGAGGTTGACAACGCCTTCCAGCAGACGACCAAGGAACTGGTTCAGCGCTATGACCTCAAAGACTCTGGCTCTACGATCGAGTTCGACAAGCAGGGCAAGACGTTCACGGTGGTGGCTCCGAGCGATTTCATCGGCAGACAGGTCATCGATGTCCTCAACACGAAGCTCATTCGGAGGCAGATCGACCTCAAAGCCATACGCTGGGGCACGCCGCAATCGGCCAGCAGCGGGAACGTGCGCATCTTGGGAACGATCGTAAGCGGGATCGAGCAGGACCTCGCGCGCAAGATCAACAAAGACATCCGGGATGCCAAGTTTAAGGTTAAAGTTCAGATCGAGGGTGATAAGCTTCGGGTTTCGAGTGCCAGCCGAGACGACCTCCAATTGGTCATCACCGCCGTCAAAGCCAAGGACTACGACGTGCCTCTCCAGTTCACGAACTACCGGTAG
- the pgsA gene encoding CDP-diacylglycerol--glycerol-3-phosphate 3-phosphatidyltransferase, translated as MNAANSVTLSRMVLIPVFLVALLADWPTWLHASALIHTLRPWIAAAVFGVLAATDGVDGYLARSRNEVTTFGKFLDPLADKLLVTAALLALVETRLLPAWIALVIISREFIVSGLRMVASAEGTVISASWYGKLKTVLQIIAILMFIVKDSSLIAAFGHDVSGLFQYAAWTVMGAAVVMTIVSMVDYFLHARDVLIGPWTESSGQSGQSDPIEATDGAGDRDITIE; from the coding sequence CTGAACGCGGCCAACAGCGTGACGCTATCGAGGATGGTTCTGATCCCCGTCTTCCTGGTGGCCCTCCTTGCCGATTGGCCCACCTGGCTGCACGCTTCGGCTCTGATCCACACGCTGCGTCCTTGGATAGCGGCGGCCGTGTTCGGGGTCCTGGCCGCCACTGACGGCGTCGATGGCTATCTAGCCAGATCCCGCAACGAAGTCACGACATTCGGCAAGTTTCTCGACCCGCTGGCAGACAAACTCCTCGTCACCGCCGCCCTGCTCGCCCTTGTCGAGACGCGGCTTCTCCCGGCATGGATCGCCCTTGTGATCATCTCTCGAGAGTTCATCGTGTCCGGACTGCGAATGGTCGCCTCAGCAGAAGGTACAGTGATCTCCGCCTCGTGGTACGGAAAACTCAAGACCGTGCTTCAGATCATCGCGATCCTCATGTTCATTGTGAAGGACAGTTCTCTGATCGCTGCGTTTGGCCACGATGTCAGTGGGCTTTTCCAGTACGCGGCGTGGACGGTCATGGGCGCTGCGGTCGTCATGACGATTGTGTCGATGGTTGACTACTTCCTGCACGCCCGCGACGTGCTCATCGGCCCTTGGACGGAGTCTTCGGGCCAGTCCGGGCAGAGTGACCCCATTGAGGCAACGGACGGTGCGGGCGACCGGGACATTACGATCGAATAG
- a CDS encoding nicotinamide-nucleotide amidohydrolase family protein has translation MSDRQSAAIVTIGSELVEGLRVDTNSAQVARQLSGTSFRVMKIVSVGDDQSVLTEVLRDLVCEYELVVTTGGLGPTHDDVTRAAAADALLLGMNADPVLTESLQVAVDRLLDKSAAEQVLSQALVLDGAEVLYSSHGTAPGQVAKTPAGLLVLLPGPPKEMEPMLEAFLGRFDHGRAATRELGIAGSPESDVQLAAQRALSVYPGVGFTILAKIGDVHVILTDEGAGEPVLAAAAQAVKLELGDSCYSDDGSTLCETLVREALDRGITMATAESCTGGLISAAITDVPGASGTFLGGLVSYSNEAKLELLGVGAGDIEAHGAVSPQVAAAMASGARAKFDADIAVAVTGVAGPDGGTPEKPVGLVWFAIATKTEVRAIERRWFSSLPPSRFVREAVRTIAVATALDLLRHEVLKA, from the coding sequence ATGTCTGACCGGCAGTCTGCGGCGATCGTGACGATCGGCTCCGAGTTGGTCGAAGGCCTTCGTGTCGACACCAACAGCGCCCAGGTCGCACGGCAGTTGTCCGGCACCAGTTTCAGAGTCATGAAGATCGTCAGTGTTGGGGACGATCAGTCAGTTCTGACCGAGGTCTTGCGGGATCTTGTCTGCGAGTATGAGCTGGTCGTCACCACCGGCGGCCTCGGGCCCACACACGACGATGTCACGCGGGCAGCGGCCGCAGACGCACTCCTTCTCGGCATGAATGCTGATCCTGTGCTCACCGAGTCTCTGCAAGTCGCCGTGGATCGTCTCTTAGACAAGAGCGCGGCCGAGCAGGTCCTGTCTCAGGCCCTCGTGCTCGACGGCGCCGAAGTCCTGTACTCCTCCCACGGCACAGCTCCGGGACAGGTCGCGAAGACTCCGGCGGGTCTGCTGGTGCTCTTGCCCGGGCCTCCCAAGGAAATGGAACCGATGTTGGAGGCTTTCCTCGGCAGGTTCGACCACGGCCGAGCAGCCACACGGGAACTGGGGATCGCGGGATCGCCGGAGTCAGACGTCCAACTCGCTGCTCAGAGGGCACTTTCGGTGTATCCCGGCGTGGGGTTCACCATCCTCGCCAAGATCGGCGATGTTCACGTCATTCTTACCGACGAGGGAGCGGGGGAGCCGGTGCTTGCCGCGGCGGCTCAAGCGGTCAAGCTTGAACTCGGCGATTCATGCTACTCCGACGACGGGTCCACCCTGTGCGAGACCTTGGTCCGAGAGGCGCTTGATCGCGGAATCACCATGGCCACTGCCGAGTCGTGCACGGGCGGACTCATCTCGGCAGCCATCACCGATGTGCCGGGCGCATCGGGCACGTTTCTCGGCGGCCTTGTGTCGTACTCGAACGAAGCCAAGCTCGAACTGCTCGGAGTGGGCGCCGGCGACATCGAGGCGCACGGCGCCGTCAGCCCGCAGGTTGCTGCCGCCATGGCCTCGGGTGCTCGTGCAAAGTTCGACGCCGACATCGCCGTCGCGGTCACCGGTGTGGCGGGTCCGGACGGGGGCACACCGGAGAAGCCTGTCGGGCTGGTGTGGTTCGCGATTGCCACAAAGACCGAGGTGCGCGCCATCGAACGTCGCTGGTTCTCATCGTTGCCTCCCTCCCGGTTTGTGCGCGAGGCGGTCCGCACGATCGCGGTGGCGACCGCGCTGGACCTGCTGCGACATGAGGTGTTGAAGGCGTGA
- a CDS encoding regulatory protein RecX, with protein MSCVLARIEHAGPGGRARRLCFDDSGCSRTTAAAVVKELRLLEGITYDIPDLDRLISQAEGHLARERALVLLRQRERSSAETIGRLRDLGYSSAAIAGVIGRLQELDFLNDERFALMWARSRHANGYGRLRVLRELADKGVVPELAQETLAAVFSSETEVLDARRAIGNRMTGTKAEREKQIRRLLARGFDLGTVLHAVKLDDTDA; from the coding sequence ATGAGTTGCGTTCTGGCCAGAATCGAGCACGCCGGGCCTGGAGGTCGGGCCCGGCGGCTCTGTTTTGACGACTCGGGTTGCTCTCGGACCACGGCTGCTGCTGTGGTCAAGGAACTCCGGCTTCTCGAAGGCATCACATACGATATTCCGGATTTGGATCGGCTCATTTCCCAGGCCGAGGGTCACTTGGCAAGAGAGAGGGCCCTAGTTCTTCTCCGCCAGCGCGAAAGATCCTCCGCAGAGACGATTGGGCGCCTCCGTGACCTTGGCTATTCATCTGCCGCGATAGCTGGCGTGATCGGACGCCTTCAAGAACTCGATTTCCTCAATGATGAACGATTTGCACTCATGTGGGCGCGTTCTCGGCACGCGAACGGCTACGGGCGCCTTCGGGTATTGCGCGAACTTGCGGACAAGGGTGTCGTGCCCGAACTTGCGCAGGAGACTCTCGCGGCGGTGTTTAGCAGTGAGACCGAAGTTCTGGACGCCCGAAGGGCCATCGGAAACCGTATGACAGGCACAAAAGCCGAGCGCGAGAAGCAGATTCGCCGCCTGCTGGCGCGTGGGTTCGACCTCGGCACCGTGCTTCATGCCGTGAAGCTGGATGATACTGACGCTTGA
- the rimO gene encoding 30S ribosomal protein S12 methylthiotransferase RimO produces MQSNPHIAFVTLGCPKNEVDTDYMRTSARNAGYDILDDPELADVIIVNTCSFIREATEESIETVLAAIEARSDGLQRKVVVAGCMPSRYGSELSASLPEVAAFLPVAEEALLLELLTSLVGPPATSGAKPTSVSTRTVAGPSAYLQVSDGCNRACTYCAIPAIRGPYKSRPLVEIVAEAAELTASGVRELVLIGQDTSSYGMDLYDGNTLADVVRAVAAVDGVRWLRLMYVQPDGVSDGLLSAIAENPNVCRYLDLPLQHASSSVLRRMRRGGDATQFRALLVRIRSALPDCVLRTTVIAGFPGETREDASELKRFLRHSDFDYVGVFPFSPEEGTEAADLPGQVPARTRRARAQSLRDLADEIGIEHVSRRIGSVLEVLVEGIDEDEGVVFGRWRGQAPDIDGVVLLDRGKVGEIVLVRIEDSLGYDLEGEVL; encoded by the coding sequence GTGCAATCGAACCCGCACATTGCCTTCGTCACGCTCGGCTGCCCGAAGAACGAAGTCGACACCGACTACATGAGAACATCGGCCCGGAATGCGGGTTACGACATCCTAGACGACCCCGAACTGGCTGACGTCATCATCGTGAATACGTGCTCGTTCATCCGGGAAGCCACAGAGGAGTCGATTGAGACGGTCCTCGCCGCGATTGAAGCGCGATCCGACGGTCTGCAACGAAAAGTGGTCGTGGCGGGATGCATGCCCTCCAGGTACGGAAGCGAACTCTCGGCCTCCCTTCCTGAGGTTGCGGCGTTCCTTCCGGTCGCAGAGGAGGCGCTGCTGCTTGAATTGCTGACAAGCCTTGTCGGGCCGCCCGCAACCTCCGGGGCCAAGCCCACCAGTGTCAGTACGCGCACCGTTGCCGGACCCTCGGCATATCTTCAGGTCTCCGACGGCTGCAATCGCGCGTGTACATACTGTGCAATCCCTGCCATTCGCGGGCCGTACAAGAGCCGTCCGCTGGTTGAGATCGTGGCTGAAGCTGCCGAACTCACCGCCTCTGGAGTCCGCGAGCTTGTCTTGATCGGACAAGACACGAGCTCCTACGGCATGGATCTCTATGACGGCAACACCCTTGCAGACGTCGTGAGGGCTGTGGCCGCAGTTGACGGTGTGAGATGGCTGCGTCTCATGTACGTCCAGCCTGATGGGGTATCAGACGGGCTCCTTAGCGCGATCGCCGAGAACCCAAACGTCTGCAGGTACCTCGACTTGCCGCTCCAGCACGCGTCATCGTCAGTGCTCAGACGCATGCGCCGAGGTGGCGACGCAACGCAGTTTCGCGCGCTCCTGGTCCGAATCCGCTCCGCGCTTCCGGACTGCGTCTTGCGCACCACAGTGATCGCAGGATTCCCAGGCGAGACCCGCGAGGACGCATCAGAGCTCAAACGCTTCCTGCGACACAGTGACTTCGACTATGTCGGCGTCTTCCCGTTCTCTCCTGAAGAGGGAACTGAAGCTGCTGACTTGCCCGGCCAGGTTCCTGCGCGCACTCGGCGCGCTCGCGCCCAGAGCCTTCGGGATCTCGCCGATGAGATCGGAATCGAGCATGTGTCCCGGCGGATCGGCAGCGTGTTGGAGGTGCTTGTCGAGGGTATCGACGAGGATGAGGGTGTCGTATTCGGCAGGTGGCGCGGGCAGGCGCCCGATATCGATGGCGTCGTGCTTCTCGATCGCGGCAAGGTCGGCGAGATTGTCCTTGTCAGAATCGAAGACTCACTGGGATATGATCTTGAGGGTGAGGTACTGTGA